The Kosakonia sacchari SP1 genome includes a window with the following:
- the meaB gene encoding methylmalonyl Co-A mutase-associated GTPase MeaB produces MINEQTLDECVRRLRASDRVALAQAMTLVESQLSRHQRLSQHLLDMIMPETGKAIRIGITGTPGAGKSTFLNTFGMMLVDFGKRVAVIAVDPSSPLSGGSLLGDKTRMTELARADAAFIRPVPSGGATGGISPHVCELILLCEAANYDVVIVETVGVGQSETAVASIVDCFVSLQIAGGGDELQGIKKGIMEMADIIVINKDDGDNRAAVAIARQIYDSALAIVHHKYPQWRPAVLSCSALEKRGIEDVWQAIVHFYDVMTKSGHLPLLRQQQTVTWLRKQVEEEAMRQLYAHRAFREDFNQTLDEVKNNQQAPRTGLQHIREYLQHHYFAQ; encoded by the coding sequence ATGATTAATGAACAAACCCTTGATGAATGTGTTCGGCGGTTGCGCGCGAGCGATCGCGTCGCGCTCGCACAGGCTATGACGCTGGTGGAAAGCCAGCTTTCACGGCATCAGAGGCTGAGCCAACACTTGCTGGACATGATTATGCCTGAGACGGGTAAGGCAATACGCATTGGTATCACCGGGACACCCGGTGCCGGGAAAAGTACCTTTCTTAATACCTTTGGCATGATGCTCGTTGACTTTGGCAAACGGGTGGCGGTTATTGCGGTCGATCCTAGTAGCCCACTCAGCGGCGGCAGTTTGCTGGGTGATAAAACCCGCATGACGGAACTGGCCAGAGCCGACGCGGCATTTATTAGGCCGGTGCCTTCCGGCGGTGCTACAGGCGGTATCAGTCCGCACGTCTGTGAATTGATACTGCTGTGCGAAGCCGCTAATTACGATGTGGTGATAGTGGAAACGGTGGGAGTTGGTCAGTCTGAAACGGCGGTCGCAAGCATTGTCGATTGCTTCGTTTCACTGCAAATCGCCGGTGGTGGCGATGAGTTGCAGGGCATCAAAAAAGGCATCATGGAAATGGCCGATATCATTGTTATCAACAAAGATGATGGCGACAACCGCGCGGCAGTCGCCATTGCCCGGCAAATTTACGACAGTGCGCTTGCTATCGTTCATCACAAATATCCGCAGTGGCGACCCGCAGTGTTGAGCTGTAGCGCACTGGAAAAGCGAGGCATAGAGGATGTCTGGCAGGCAATTGTTCATTTTTACGATGTGATGACAAAAAGTGGTCATCTCCCATTATTGCGTCAGCAGCAGACGGTGACGTGGCTACGAAAACAGGTGGAAGAAGAGGCGATGCGCCAGCTTTATGCCCACCGCGCTTTCCGTGAAGATTTTAACCAAACGCTTGATGAGGTGAAAAATAATCAACAAGCGCCGCGCACGGGCTTACAGCACATCCGTGAATACCTTCAGCATCACTATTTTGCACAGTAA
- the srsR gene encoding LysR family transcriptional regulator SrsR — MSNSIFISKRMRNFILLAQTKSIARAAEKIHMTASPFGKSIVSLEEQIGYPLFTRKDNSIRLNKAGQELYQKLFPVYERLSAIENELHSSALRSHKIVIGVDNTYPTIIFDQLLSLGDKYDNISTQAIEFSDNGVIDDLLGHQLDFIISPQQVSPRVLGLENLTATELPPLRLGFLVSRRYEQKQPQELLRELPWLQMRFQNRANFEAMLDSHMRPCGIHPTVIYRAYSFMAKISAVERGQFLTVIPYFAWHLVNPTTLRYFDAPNGPMYMQEYLYSLKNHRHTAEVCQCINDDRDDSCNLAEHRSCVQ, encoded by the coding sequence ATGAGCAACTCTATTTTTATTTCCAAAAGAATGCGCAACTTCATTTTACTGGCGCAGACGAAAAGCATTGCCAGAGCGGCAGAAAAAATACACATGACCGCGTCGCCGTTTGGCAAAAGTATTGTCTCGCTGGAAGAGCAGATTGGTTATCCGCTCTTTACCCGCAAAGATAACAGTATCCGTTTGAATAAAGCCGGGCAGGAGCTTTATCAGAAACTTTTCCCGGTTTATGAGCGCTTATCAGCAATTGAAAATGAGCTTCACTCTTCCGCCCTGCGCTCACACAAAATCGTTATTGGCGTCGACAACACCTATCCGACCATCATTTTCGATCAACTGCTAAGCCTGGGGGATAAATATGACAATATCAGCACGCAGGCCATCGAATTCAGTGACAACGGCGTGATTGACGACCTGCTTGGCCATCAGCTTGATTTTATTATTTCTCCCCAGCAGGTTTCCCCACGTGTTCTGGGTCTGGAGAACCTCACTGCCACCGAGTTGCCTCCGCTGCGTCTGGGATTTTTAGTTTCCCGACGCTATGAGCAAAAACAGCCGCAGGAGTTGCTGCGTGAACTCCCGTGGTTGCAGATGCGTTTTCAGAACCGCGCGAATTTTGAAGCCATGCTCGATTCTCACATGCGCCCTTGCGGGATCCACCCAACCGTTATCTACAGAGCCTACAGTTTTATGGCGAAAATCAGCGCGGTGGAACGCGGGCAGTTTCTTACCGTGATCCCTTATTTCGCCTGGCATCTGGTTAACCCCACTACACTGCGATATTTCGATGCGCCAAACGGACCGATGTATATGCAGGAATACCTGTATTCGTTGAAAAACCATCGGCACACCGCCGAAGTCTGTCAGTGTATTAATGACGATCGCGACGATTCGTGCAATTTAGCCGAGCATCGATCCTGTGTTCAGTAA
- the licT gene encoding BglG family transcription antiterminator LicT codes for MKVEKILSNNAVLLSNAQQEEIVAIGRGIGFGKRPGDKVDNSQIESQFVKKSEGLADVLSQLLAEIPPPYLAVTQQIIALAQQRLAITVQDTLFLALSDHLNFAIQRQANGLVIKNFLLWDIKRFYAQEYAVGLEALQLINSKLGISLPEDEAGFIALHLANARNNSDMQSTMQSATIIKDVLTILKYDLHLTYDEESLNYQRLITHLKFFALRLLNRNTVAHGDDSIYQGITGMMPTAYACAMKVNDYVEKNYQCQLTTDEVMFLTIHINRLSGD; via the coding sequence ATGAAAGTAGAAAAAATACTCAGCAACAACGCTGTCCTGCTCTCCAATGCACAGCAAGAAGAGATCGTGGCCATTGGGCGGGGCATTGGTTTTGGCAAAAGACCGGGCGATAAGGTCGACAATAGCCAGATTGAAAGCCAGTTCGTCAAAAAGTCGGAAGGGCTGGCGGACGTCCTTTCGCAACTGCTGGCGGAAATTCCGCCCCCTTATCTGGCGGTCACGCAACAGATCATTGCGCTGGCTCAGCAGCGGCTGGCGATCACAGTGCAGGACACGCTGTTCCTGGCATTAAGCGACCATTTAAATTTTGCTATTCAGCGGCAAGCTAACGGACTGGTGATTAAGAACTTTTTGCTGTGGGACATTAAACGTTTTTATGCCCAGGAATATGCGGTGGGGCTTGAGGCATTGCAGCTTATCAACAGTAAACTCGGCATTAGCTTGCCGGAGGATGAAGCCGGGTTTATCGCACTGCATCTGGCGAACGCCAGGAATAACAGCGACATGCAAAGCACCATGCAGAGTGCCACCATCATTAAAGATGTGCTGACAATCCTGAAATACGATCTGCACCTGACCTATGACGAAGAGTCGCTAAATTATCAGCGGCTTATCACACACCTCAAATTTTTCGCACTGCGTTTGCTGAACCGCAATACCGTCGCGCACGGCGACGACAGCATCTATCAGGGGATCACTGGCATGATGCCGACCGCCTATGCTTGTGCGATGAAAGTTAATGATTATGTTGAAAAAAATTACCAGTGCCAGCTCACCACCGACGAAGTGATGTTCCTGACGATTCATATCAATCGCCTGAGCGGTGATTAA
- the scpA gene encoding methylmalonyl-CoA mutase: MATMTDWQNVANKELSRKGKSVESLVKLTPEGIAIKPLYTPDDLSALENTGTLPGFPPYTRGPRATMYTAQPWTIRQYAGFSTARESNAFYRRNLAAGQKGLSVAFDLPTHRGYDSDNPRVAGDVGKAGVAIDTVEDMKILFNNIPLDKMSVSMTMNGAVLPIMAFYIVAAEEQGVFPEKLAGTIQNDILKEYLCRNTYIYPPKPSMRIIADIIAWCSANMPQFNTISISGYHMGEAGANCIQQVAFTLADGIEYIKAALSAGLKIDDFAPRLSFFFGIGMDLFMNVAMLRAARYLWSEAVSGFGATNPKSLALRTHCQTSGWSLTEQDPYNNIVRTTIEALAATLGGTQSLHTNAFDEALGLPTDFSARIARNTQIILQEEAEICRTVDPLGGSYYVESLTDQIIKEARAIIRQIDDAGGMAKAIESGLPKRMIEEASAREQSLIDQGKRTIVGVNKFKLDKETVTPVLEIDNVKVRNEQIAALEKIRATRDSAAVHDALSALTHAAQHNENLLAAAIQAARLRATLGEISSALEVAFDRYLVPSQCVTGVITQSYQQDSKAAAEFDAIITQTQHFLAEHGRRPRILIAKMGQDGHDRGAKVIASAYSDVGFDVDLSPMFSTPQEIARLAVENDVHVVGASSLAAGHKTLIPELINELRKYGREDICVIAGGVIPPQDYDFLREHGVAAIYGPGTPMLESVRDVLERISQRHD; this comes from the coding sequence ATGGCTACAATGACTGACTGGCAAAATGTCGCGAATAAAGAGCTCAGTCGCAAGGGAAAAAGCGTTGAATCGCTGGTCAAACTGACGCCAGAAGGCATTGCGATTAAGCCTTTATATACTCCTGACGATCTGAGCGCACTGGAAAACACCGGCACGCTACCGGGGTTTCCGCCTTATACGCGCGGGCCGCGCGCCACAATGTATACCGCTCAACCGTGGACGATACGCCAGTACGCCGGGTTTTCAACCGCCAGGGAGTCGAACGCGTTTTACCGACGAAATCTCGCCGCAGGACAAAAAGGGCTTTCCGTTGCGTTTGACTTACCAACCCATCGGGGATACGACTCGGATAACCCGCGCGTAGCGGGCGATGTAGGAAAAGCGGGGGTCGCTATTGATACCGTGGAAGATATGAAAATACTCTTCAACAATATTCCGCTGGATAAAATGTCGGTATCGATGACGATGAATGGTGCGGTTTTACCTATCATGGCGTTTTATATTGTTGCAGCGGAAGAGCAGGGCGTTTTTCCTGAAAAATTAGCTGGTACGATTCAGAATGATATTTTAAAAGAGTATCTCTGCCGCAATACCTATATTTACCCACCTAAGCCATCGATGCGGATTATTGCCGATATAATCGCCTGGTGCTCCGCCAATATGCCGCAATTTAATACGATTAGCATCAGCGGTTACCATATGGGGGAGGCGGGGGCTAACTGTATTCAACAAGTCGCGTTTACCCTTGCGGACGGCATTGAATATATAAAAGCCGCGCTCTCCGCAGGCCTGAAAATTGATGACTTCGCCCCGCGTCTCTCTTTCTTCTTCGGTATAGGCATGGATCTGTTTATGAATGTCGCTATGCTGCGTGCCGCCCGCTATTTATGGAGTGAAGCTGTGAGTGGGTTTGGCGCGACCAATCCGAAATCGCTGGCGCTGCGCACTCATTGTCAGACATCCGGCTGGAGCCTGACGGAACAGGATCCCTACAACAATATTGTTCGCACCACTATTGAAGCACTGGCGGCTACGCTTGGCGGTACCCAATCTCTGCACACCAATGCGTTTGATGAAGCGCTGGGGCTACCAACGGATTTTTCGGCGCGAATTGCGCGTAACACGCAAATTATCTTGCAGGAAGAGGCGGAGATTTGCCGTACCGTCGATCCGCTCGGAGGCTCCTATTATGTCGAATCTCTGACCGATCAAATCATAAAAGAGGCGCGGGCAATTATCCGCCAGATCGATGATGCCGGAGGGATGGCGAAGGCTATCGAATCTGGGTTGCCAAAACGCATGATTGAAGAGGCTTCCGCGCGCGAGCAATCGCTTATCGACCAGGGTAAACGCACCATTGTCGGTGTTAATAAATTCAAGCTCGATAAAGAAACGGTAACGCCGGTACTGGAAATCGACAATGTGAAGGTGCGTAACGAGCAAATCGCCGCACTTGAAAAGATCCGCGCTACGCGTGATTCCGCTGCCGTTCACGATGCGTTGTCCGCGCTGACCCATGCCGCCCAACACAACGAAAATCTGCTTGCTGCGGCGATTCAGGCCGCACGATTGCGTGCGACGCTTGGCGAGATATCCAGTGCGCTGGAAGTAGCGTTTGACCGCTACCTGGTCCCCAGCCAATGCGTTACGGGGGTGATCACGCAAAGCTATCAGCAGGACAGTAAAGCGGCGGCTGAATTCGACGCCATCATTACACAAACGCAACATTTTCTGGCTGAGCATGGCCGTCGTCCGCGCATTTTGATTGCGAAAATGGGGCAGGATGGGCACGACAGGGGGGCAAAAGTCATTGCCAGTGCTTATTCCGATGTAGGTTTTGATGTCGATCTCAGCCCTATGTTTTCTACACCGCAAGAGATTGCCCGGCTGGCCGTGGAAAATGATGTGCACGTGGTTGGCGCATCGTCGCTGGCAGCAGGTCATAAGACGCTGATTCCTGAATTGATTAACGAATTAAGGAAATATGGCCGTGAGGATATTTGTGTCATTGCCGGCGGTGTGATCCCGCCACAGGATTACGACTTCCTGCGTGAACATGGTGTGGCAGCCATTTACGGCCCTGGTACACCGATGCTGGAAAGCGTACGCGATGTACTGGAGCGGATTAGTCAGCGCCATGATTAA
- a CDS encoding FlhC family transcriptional regulator produces the protein MNKSYISELQKMSLVLFLANRGVCNIFADNEGDKHSYSSSPFTKAWFLDHTHRIHVRHFGRIWRLLKKHDTEATSRTVLEAYSLYVSDCLLELQSAPVLTLVQGWVLIEAYEKCLACSDGCEPACCFGEQSAPSLLEKYIYQLCFEPGLQLESGLLRQACLVSRNNFYLLNKTQQLSD, from the coding sequence ATGAATAAATCTTATATTTCTGAACTGCAAAAGATGTCTCTGGTATTATTTTTAGCGAACAGGGGCGTCTGCAATATATTCGCTGATAATGAAGGGGATAAGCATAGTTACAGCAGCTCTCCTTTCACGAAAGCGTGGTTTTTGGATCATACTCACCGGATACACGTCCGTCATTTTGGCCGGATATGGCGGTTACTAAAAAAGCATGACACGGAGGCGACAAGCCGCACAGTCCTTGAAGCTTACTCGCTCTATGTCAGTGATTGTCTGCTGGAGTTGCAGTCTGCTCCGGTGTTGACGCTGGTTCAGGGCTGGGTGTTAATCGAGGCTTATGAGAAGTGTCTGGCCTGTAGTGATGGATGCGAACCTGCATGCTGTTTTGGCGAGCAATCCGCGCCTTCTTTGCTGGAAAAATATATATATCAGTTGTGTTTCGAACCTGGTTTACAATTAGAATCCGGTTTATTAAGGCAAGCCTGTTTAGTGAGTCGGAATAATTTTTATTTATTAAATAAAACGCAACAGCTTAGTGATTAA
- the iraP gene encoding anti-adapter protein IraP, with protein MKNLILGVIAKISKMDAEAKLLAAKVEAQSLLIGALMLTLGKNGGMNEMLDNVKKAINAALDAADIPLKSDAELLMNEFNNLIQLTQLLETNDAEIDIEALKGASDKI; from the coding sequence ATGAAAAACTTAATACTCGGTGTGATTGCAAAAATCTCGAAAATGGATGCGGAAGCCAAGCTACTTGCAGCCAAAGTGGAAGCTCAGTCTTTACTTATCGGGGCGTTGATGCTGACACTTGGCAAAAACGGTGGCATGAATGAAATGCTTGATAATGTAAAAAAAGCGATTAACGCAGCGCTTGATGCGGCTGATATTCCGCTGAAATCAGATGCAGAACTACTTATGAATGAATTTAACAATCTTATTCAATTAACTCAGTTGCTTGAAACAAACGACGCTGAAATTGATATAGAAGCGTTAAAGGGCGCGTCCGATAAAATTTGA
- a CDS encoding YnfU family zinc-binding protein, with protein sequence MPQRKDSKNNRNFLTKCTCPHCSQQSEHSFSRVQKGAALMCPHCSKIFHQDKAAFA encoded by the coding sequence ATGCCACAACGCAAAGACTCAAAAAACAATCGCAACTTCCTCACCAAATGCACCTGCCCTCACTGTTCACAACAGTCAGAACATAGCTTCTCCCGAGTCCAGAAAGGCGCCGCGTTAATGTGCCCGCACTGCAGTAAAATCTTCCATCAGGACAAAGCCGCTTTCGCTTAA
- the scpB gene encoding methylmalonyl-CoA decarboxylase: MSYEYVVVTIIQKVAVIEFNYARKLNALSKVFIDDLMRALEDLNKPEIRCVILRASHGAKVFSAGHDIHELPSGRRDPLSYDDPLRQITRMIQKYPKPVISMVEGSVWGGAFEMIMSSDLIIAASSSTFSMTPVNLGVPYNLVGIHNLTRDAGFHIVKELIFTAAPITAQRAREVGILNHVVDASELEDFTLQMAHQISEKAPLAIAVIKEELRVLGEAHTMNSDEFERIQGMRRAVYDSRDYQEGMSAFMEKRKPNFLGR, from the coding sequence ATGTCGTACGAGTATGTGGTTGTAACCATTATTCAAAAAGTGGCTGTTATCGAATTTAATTACGCACGCAAACTTAACGCGCTTAGCAAGGTGTTTATTGATGATTTGATGCGGGCGCTGGAGGATCTTAACAAACCGGAGATCCGTTGCGTGATCCTGCGTGCGTCACACGGCGCGAAAGTCTTCTCCGCCGGACATGATATCCACGAGTTACCCTCGGGGCGGCGCGATCCTCTCTCTTATGACGACCCGCTACGGCAGATCACGCGCATGATCCAAAAATACCCGAAGCCGGTGATCTCCATGGTGGAAGGAAGCGTCTGGGGAGGGGCGTTTGAGATGATCATGAGTTCCGATCTCATTATTGCCGCCAGTTCTTCAACCTTCTCTATGACGCCCGTTAATCTCGGTGTTCCTTATAACCTGGTCGGTATCCATAACCTGACGCGCGACGCCGGGTTCCATATCGTTAAAGAGCTGATTTTCACTGCGGCACCCATCACGGCGCAGCGGGCGCGGGAAGTTGGCATTTTGAACCATGTTGTCGACGCCAGCGAGCTGGAAGATTTCACCTTGCAGATGGCGCATCAGATCTCGGAGAAAGCACCGCTTGCCATCGCGGTAATTAAAGAAGAGCTACGCGTGCTTGGCGAAGCACATACCATGAATTCGGACGAGTTTGAACGTATTCAGGGTATGCGTCGCGCCGTTTATGACAGCCGGGATTATCAGGAAGGAATGAGCGCGTTTATGGAAAAACGTAAGCCAAATTTTCTTGGGCGCTGA
- a CDS encoding GNAT family N-acetyltransferase, producing the protein MANYVVSVSDQAVAANFFPVEQGLNAFNDEITGISDRKPLSVLVKDANTGEVIGGMIGRTSLGLLFIDLVYLPPVLRGQRLGETLLRQFEEEGRKRGCISGFLYTISFQAPEFYKKNGWQEFGRIDCLPEGTSRIFLRKQL; encoded by the coding sequence ATGGCAAATTATGTGGTTAGCGTTTCAGATCAGGCAGTCGCGGCCAATTTTTTTCCGGTGGAACAGGGCCTGAACGCCTTTAATGATGAGATCACCGGTATCAGCGATCGTAAGCCTTTGAGTGTACTGGTTAAAGATGCTAATACCGGTGAAGTCATTGGCGGGATGATTGGCCGTACTTCTCTGGGGCTGCTGTTTATTGATCTGGTTTATCTTCCACCAGTGCTTCGTGGACAACGTCTTGGCGAAACGCTACTGCGGCAGTTCGAAGAGGAAGGGCGAAAGCGCGGCTGTATCTCCGGTTTCCTTTACACCATCAGTTTCCAGGCCCCGGAATTCTATAAAAAGAATGGTTGGCAAGAGTTTGGTCGTATCGATTGCCTGCCTGAGGGAACCAGCCGGATTTTTTTGCGCAAACAGCTTTAA
- a CDS encoding succinate CoA transferase, which yields MKQPWPRMSADEAAEIIQHDEMVAFSGFTAAGSPKALPAAIARRARELHLLQQPFQIRLLTGASISAAADDALSEADAVSWRAPYQSATGMRQKINQGQIKFVDLHLSEVAQMVNYGFFGDIDIAVIEASALTSDGKVWLSSGIGNAPTWLRKAKKIIIELNHYHSPRVAELADIATPGAPPYRHSVAIFSALDRIGLHYVQVEPKKIVAVVDTELPDAGNVLDGAKPVCQQIADNVVTFLLQEMAQGRIPREFLPLQSGVGNINNAVMARLGESPDIPAFMMYSEVLQESVAHLLVAGKILGVSASSLTVSDKTLRNIYDNMDFFAGRIVLRPQEISNNPEIIRRLGVIALNVGLEFDIYGHANSTHVAGANLMNGIGGSGDFERNAYLSIFMAPSIAKEGKISSIVPMCSHVDHSEHSVKVIITEQGIADLRGLSPIERARTIIDNCAHPLYRDYLHRYLETAPGGHLHHDLSRVFELHTNLLNTGSMLG from the coding sequence ATGAAACAACCCTGGCCCCGGATGAGCGCCGACGAAGCGGCAGAAATCATCCAGCACGATGAGATGGTGGCTTTTAGCGGTTTTACTGCAGCAGGTTCGCCCAAAGCGCTTCCCGCCGCCATCGCACGTCGGGCACGGGAGCTACATCTACTGCAGCAACCTTTTCAAATCCGTTTGCTGACCGGTGCGTCCATTAGCGCGGCGGCTGATGATGCGTTATCGGAGGCGGACGCGGTCAGTTGGCGCGCGCCGTATCAGTCCGCAACGGGAATGCGACAAAAAATCAACCAGGGGCAGATTAAGTTTGTTGATCTGCATTTGAGCGAAGTTGCGCAGATGGTGAATTACGGTTTTTTTGGCGATATTGATATCGCGGTGATCGAAGCCTCTGCGTTGACATCCGATGGCAAAGTATGGCTTTCCAGCGGGATTGGCAACGCGCCGACCTGGCTTAGAAAAGCGAAAAAAATCATTATTGAGCTTAATCACTACCACAGCCCGCGGGTGGCTGAACTCGCCGATATCGCCACGCCCGGCGCGCCGCCGTATCGCCACAGTGTTGCTATTTTTAGCGCGTTGGACAGGATTGGCCTGCACTATGTTCAGGTGGAACCCAAAAAGATTGTGGCGGTGGTGGATACTGAATTACCCGATGCCGGTAACGTGCTGGATGGCGCAAAACCTGTCTGCCAGCAAATTGCCGACAACGTGGTGACGTTTCTGCTGCAAGAAATGGCGCAGGGGCGTATCCCGCGCGAGTTTCTTCCGTTACAAAGCGGCGTGGGCAATATCAATAATGCCGTGATGGCGCGGCTCGGAGAAAGCCCCGACATCCCGGCATTCATGATGTACTCCGAAGTGTTGCAGGAGTCGGTAGCGCATTTACTTGTCGCAGGAAAAATCCTCGGTGTCAGCGCATCCAGCCTGACCGTTTCAGACAAGACGCTGCGTAACATTTACGACAACATGGATTTTTTCGCCGGGCGTATCGTTTTGCGACCACAGGAGATTTCCAATAACCCGGAAATTATCCGCCGCCTTGGAGTCATAGCGCTGAATGTTGGGCTGGAATTTGATATTTACGGGCACGCCAATTCAACGCACGTCGCGGGCGCTAACCTGATGAACGGGATTGGTGGCAGCGGAGACTTTGAGCGTAATGCTTATTTGTCGATATTCATGGCGCCTTCGATTGCCAAAGAGGGAAAAATTTCTTCCATTGTGCCGATGTGCAGTCACGTTGATCACAGCGAGCATAGCGTCAAAGTGATCATTACGGAGCAGGGCATCGCCGATCTGCGCGGGTTGTCGCCAATTGAGCGCGCCCGCACCATTATTGATAATTGCGCACACCCACTCTATCGGGATTACCTTCATCGCTATCTGGAAACGGCTCCAGGCGGGCATCTTCATCACGATCTTAGTCGCGTATTCGAATTGCACACGAATTTACTGAACACAGGATCGATGCTCGGCTAA
- a CDS encoding Hsp20 family protein, whose protein sequence is MALKTLSALPGFTDSVFADRFNRIDRLFSQLTGDSPVASLPAYDLKKVDASNYQLHVSVPGWKEDELEIETVGGVLNVSGKRAENETHDEQGWIYKGIRRADFRLSFSLPEHTKVSNAKLENGILLVSIYQEIPESEKPRKIAIENTQKAIEHQA, encoded by the coding sequence ATGGCACTCAAAACCTTGTCAGCACTCCCCGGTTTTACTGACTCTGTTTTTGCTGACCGTTTTAATCGTATCGACCGGCTTTTCAGCCAGTTAACTGGTGACTCACCGGTGGCATCATTACCGGCTTATGACCTGAAAAAAGTCGATGCAAGCAATTATCAGCTCCACGTAAGCGTCCCCGGCTGGAAAGAAGACGAACTCGAAATCGAGACCGTCGGCGGGGTACTAAATGTATCCGGTAAACGCGCAGAAAATGAAACCCATGATGAGCAGGGCTGGATATACAAAGGTATTCGCCGCGCGGATTTCCGTCTGAGCTTTTCACTTCCGGAACATACAAAAGTGAGCAACGCAAAACTTGAAAATGGCATATTGCTGGTGTCCATTTATCAGGAAATTCCCGAGAGCGAAAAACCGCGTAAGATTGCCATTGAAAATACGCAAAAAGCCATTGAACATCAGGCTTGA